The sequence CATGCCGCCGCTCTCGCCGATCCAGTCGACATGGCGATGGCCATGCAGGATGACGACCCGGCCGGCAAAACGCTGGAGCCGCCGCACGAACCAGCTGCCATTGATCAGCGCCGTGCCGATCCGCTCCGAGAGCGCATTGGCGGGTTGCGGATATTCGACGACATGGTGGTGCAGGGCGACCAGCCAGGACGCCTGCGGATAGTCGGCCTTGACCGCATCCATCGCCCGCGCCTGCTCCAGCGACACCATGCCGAGCGCGTTGGTGAAGGAGAAATGCGTCTCGGCATTCGAGTTCAGCACGATGATGCCGAGCCCCTCCGGGCGTGAGGGCGGCTGGACCATCGGGAAGGACGTCTGCCAGATATCCGACACCGGCCGCCAGGCCCGGCGCGAGGCGCGGTCGGCGAAGGCCTCGATCGAGCCGCGCTGGCGCTCCATCGCCTCACGAAAGGTCCCGCCGAGCCGGTTGTTCGCTCGGTCGACCAGGCGGTAGCGGTCGCCCTGCAGGGCTTCCATGGCGGAAAGCGTGCGCAACTGCCGTAGCCGCTTGTTCGGGCTCGTCGGCAGGTCCATGCGGGCAGGGTTGTTGCGGTCGACGACGTTGACGTCGTGATTGCCGGGCAAGATGGTGACCAGCGGCACGAGTTCCGCGAACGGCTCTAGCGCGTCGAAGAATTCGGCCCATTCGGTCGAGATGCCGGCATCGGTCATGTCGCCGGTGATCAGGATCGCGTCGAGCGGCCTTGCCGCATGCACGGCGCGCAGCCGCTCCAGCGTCGCCTTGAACTTGTCGTTGCCGCGCGGGCCGACCCGGCCGCTCTCGATGCGGAAGCCGTAGCGCTCGCCCACGCAGTGAATGTCGGAGAGATGGGCGACCCGCCAGCGCGGCGCCTCGTCGGGCGCGGGGCGGAAGCCGGTGAAGCCGCGCGGCTGCGCCATGGTGGCGTCGGCGATGCCCCAGACGAGCGCCGCGATGGCGAGATAGGCGCAGAGCAGCACCGTGCCATTGGCAAGCGCGATCCCCACCACGCGGCGCGGCGCGCTGAGGTCGGCCAGCGTCCCGGTCCAGTGCGTCGCCGGCCAGATGAGCGCCGCGACGCCGATGGCGAACACGCAGACCGTGAGGCCGGCGATCGCCGCCGTCATGGCGCGCGCCCGGGCGATCGTGGCGGGCTTGGCGTCGATGCGGCGCAGCAGTCGATGCTCGATCAGGTGGCGCAGCGTCTCGCGGCACAGCGCATAGGCCGGCTGCACCGCGATCGAGTTCAGCGACCAGAAGCTGCTCTCGATCATGCGGAACAGCGGCCGGCCGCCATACCAGGCGACCAGGCCGAGGATCGCCAGCAGCAAAATGGGCACCAGGCCCGTAAACAGCTCCGCCGCCTGGCGCGACACTTTGCTGATCCAGATCGACAGGAAGAAGGGGGCGAGCCCGAGCGCAAGCCCGGGCAAACCCATCAGCAGGGTCCCGGCGAGGATCAGCTTGAGCGGGCTGATCTCGGCCAGAAGCGATCCGGCGATCGAAAACAGCGAGCGCTGCTTCGTGCTGGAGGCGTCGTCTTCAATGTCGCCCTTGCGGGGATCGACAATCGGATTCATCGGCGGCACACGGGCAAGGGCGACATCAATCCGGCTAGCTCGTGGCGCCGCCGGCGGGGGCGGTCGTGTCTGCGGGGGCGGTGGTCTCGGCCGGTGCGGCCGCATGATCGGCCAGCGCCTCGCGCAGCGCCTTTTCCTGCTCGTCGGTGAGCGAGGTGCGCATCACCGTGCCGCCGACGCCGCGCAGGTCCGCCAGGACCTTGTCGGTGGTCATCTTGCGGATCAGCAGGAACAGGCCGGCATTGCCCGGCGCCAGCGACTGCGCCGCGTCCTTCATGAACTCGTCGTTGATGCCGACATCGGTGAGCTTGCCGCCGAGCGCGCCGGAAGCGGCGCCGATCGCCGTGCCGACCAGCGGCATCAGGAAGATGAAGCCGATGAGCGTGCCCCAGAAGGCGCCGGAGACGGCGCCGGTCGCCGTGGTGTTCACCAGCTGGTTGAGCTTGATGCGGCCATTGGCGTCGCGCACCGCGACCACCGCGTCGCCGAGCTCGATCAGATATTCCTTCTGCATCTCGAGGACGCGGTCGCGCACTTCCTCGGCCTTCTGCTCGGACGGGAAGGCGATAAAGACGAGGTCGCTCATTGGGAAAACTCCATCGTTCGGAACGATCTTGAACTGTTGGCCGGTTGGCGGTCGGCATACGGCCGCCGCGAACATGCAATGGCACAGCAACGCTACCATAGCGCGACGGCGCAGGATTGCGAGCGCGCCCCGTCCCGCCGCGCGGCTTCCTGTCCCGAAAGACCGGTTGATGCACAGCCGTCTTCGGCGTGCCGCGCGGCCGCCGCCCGAACCGCCATTCCTGCCTGCCGACAGGCGGCAAAATGCCGTCCAGACGGAAAGACTTGACGACGAGAACAAAACGTGAACATATGAAATATCGACAGTCCGATAAGGAGATAGCCATGACCGCCTATATCCGCGACGTTGCCGCCCTGGGTGCCCTGATGCTGTTCATCGCGATGGTGAGCCTCTGGTCGGATCTGCTCGTCCACGTCGTCTGATCCGCCTCAGCGGGGGAAAGGCGCCGGCGTGATGGACAGGCGCGGCGCTCTGGACATAAATCAGGCGGAAGAGGATCGCCTGATGAGTCTTATTGCTCGCGACGTCGGATTTGTTCATCTCCGCGTCCACTCCGCCTATTCGCTGCTGGAAGGCGCGCTGCCGCTGAAATCGCTGATCAAGCTGGCGGCGGCGGACAAGATGCCGGCGCTTGGCCTGACCGATACCGGCAATCTGTTTGGCGCGCTGGAATTCTCCGAGAGGGCGGTCGAGACCGGCATTCAGCCGATCATCGGCTGCCAGGTGGCGGTCCATTTCGACGACGGGTTCGAACCGTCGCGTCGCCCTGTGCCCGGCCAGAAGAACCTTTCCGATCTCGTCATGATCGCCTCGAACGAGGCGGGGTACTGGAACCTCGTCCGCCTCGTCTCGCGCGCCTTCATGGAGACGGACCCCGGCGACAAGCCGCATATCAAGTTCGGCGATCTGGAAGAAACCCATGAGGGTCTGATCGTGCTGACTGGCGGCGGTTCGGGGCCGCTCGACCAGGCGATCCGGATCGGGCAGGGCGCCTTCGCCGAAAGGCGGATCGAGCGCATGGCTGGCCTGCTCGGCGACCGGCTCTATGTCGAATTGCAGCGCCACCAGGCGATCGAGCAGCAGCGCGCCGAGCCGGAGCTGATCGATCTCGCCTATCGTTATGGCCTGCCGCTGGTGGCCACCAACGAGGCCTTCTTCCCGAAGCGCGACGACTATGAGGCGCATGACGCGCTGGTCGCGATCGCCGAGGGTTCGGTGGTGGCGGACGAGAAGCGGCGGCGGCTGACGCCGGAGCACTATTTCAAGTCGCGCGCCGAAATGGTGGCGCTGTTCGCCGACCTTCCCGAGGCGACCGACAATTCCGTCGAGATCGCGCTGCGCTGTTCCTACCGGCCGATGAAGCGCAAGCCGATCCTGCCGCGCTTCGCCGGCGCCGATGCGGAGCCGGAGGCTGCCGAGCTGGCCGAGGTCCAGGCGCTGCGCGACCTGGCCAGGACCGGCCTCGAGAAGCGCCTGGCTTTCCATGGCCTCGCGCCCGGACTGACCGACAAGCAGTATTGGGACCGGCTCGAATTCGAGCTTTCCGTCATCGAGAAGATGAAGTTCCCCGGCTACTTCCTGATCGTGGCCGACTTCATTCAATGGGCGAAGCTGCAGGGAATTCCGGTCGGGCCGGGCCGTGGTTCGGGCGCCGGTTCGCTCGTCGCCTGGTCGCTTACCATCACCGATCTCGACCCGATGCGCTTCGCGCTGCTGTTCGAGCGCTTCCTCAACCCCGAACGCGTCTCGATGCCGGACTTCGACATCGACTTCTGCCAGGACCGGCGCGGCGAGGTCATCGACTACGTCCAGCAGAAATACGGCGCCGCCCAGGTGGCGCAGATCATCACCTTCGGAACGCTGCAGGCGCGCGCCGTGCTGCGCGACGTCGGCCGCGTGCTGCAGATGCCCTATGGCCAGGTCGATCGCCTCTGCAAGATGGTGCCGCAGAATCCGGCCAATCCGGTGTCGCTGGCGCAGGCGCTGATCGATGAATCAAGGTTGCGCGAGGCGCGCGACGAGGATCCGGCCGTCGCCCAGCTGCTCGCCATGGCGCAGAAGCTCGAAGGGCTCTATCGCCACGCCTCGACGCACGCCGCCGGCATCGTGATCGGCGACCGGCGCCTCGACGCGCTGGTGCCGCTCTACCGCGATCCGCGCTCGACCATGCCCGTCACCCAGTTCAACATGAAGTGGGTCGAGAGCGCCGGGCTGGTGAAGTTCGACTTCCTCGGCCTGAAGACGCTGACGGTGCTCGACACGGCGGTGAAGCTGATCGCCAAGCGCGGCATCACCGTCGATCTCGCCGCCATTCCGCTCGACGACAAGCCTTCCTACGAGATGCTGGCGCGCGGCGAGACGGTCGGCGTGTTCCAGCTGGAAAGTCAGGGCATGCGCAAGGCCCTGATGGGCATGCGGCCGGACCGGTTCGAGGACATCATCGCGCTGGTGGCGCTCTATCGCCCGGGTCCGATGGACAACATCCCGACCTACAATGCGCGCAAGCATGGCGAGGAGAAGCCGGACTATTACCATCCGCTGATCGAGGTCGTGCTAAAGGAGACGCACGGCGTCGTCATCTACCAGGAACAGGTGATGCAGATCGCGCAGATCCTGTCCGGCTATTCGCTCGGCGAAGCCGACATGCTGCGCCGCGCCATGGGCAAGAAGATCAAGGCGGAGATGGACGCCCAGCGCGACCGTTTCGTCGTCGGCGCCGTCAAGCAGGGCCTGACCAAGGACCACGCCAACACCATCTTCGACATGCTGGCGAAGTTCGCCGACTACGGCTTCAACAAGAGCCACGCGGCGGCCTATGCGCTCGTCGCCTACCAGACGGCCTATCTGAAGGCGAACTACCCGGTCGAGTTCCTGGCCGCGTCGATGACGCTGGACATGGGCAATACCGAGAAGCTGAACGATTTCCGCCGCGAGGCGATGCGCCTCGGCTTCACCGTCGACCTTCCCTCGGTCAATCGCTCGGGCGCCGTGTTCGACGTCGAGGACGGCCGCATCATCTATTCGCTCGCCGCCATCAAGGGCGTCGGCAGCCAGGCGGTCGAGCATCTGGTCGAGAGCCGTGGCAGCCGACCGTTCCGCGATCTCGCCGATTTCGCCGCCCGCATCAATCCGCGCGTGCTCAACAAGCGCACGCTGGAGAGCCTGATCTGCGCCGGCGCGCTGGATGGCTTCACCCCGGACCGCGCCCGCGTCATGGCGGGCGTCGAGCGGATCATGGCCATCGGCAGCCGCGTGGTCGAAGGGCAGGCGATCGGCCAGGACGAGCTGTTCGGCGGGGGCGGGCAGGGCGAGGCGCTGACCTTGCCCTTCGTCGACCCGTGGATGCCGTCCGAACGGTTGCAGCGCGAGCATGCCGTCGTCGGCTTCTATCTGAGCGCCCATCCGCTGGATGAATATGCGCCGATCCTGAAGCGGATGCGCGTCCAGACCTGGGCGGAATTCTCCGAGGCCGTGCGCCTTGGCTCTGCCGCCGGGCGCCTGGCCGGCACGGTCACGACGCGGCAGGAGCGGCGGACCAAGTCGGGCAACAAGATGGGCATCGTCCAGTTTTCCGACCCGACCGGCCAGTTCGAGGCGATCCTGTTCTCCGAGGCGCTGAACGAGTATCGCGACAAGCTGGAGCCCGGCCAGTCGGTGATCGTCCAGGTCGCGGCCGAGGATCGCCCGGAAGGCATCAGCGTCCGGATCGTCACGGTCAAGCCGCTCGACCAGATGACCACCGGCCTGAAGCAGCTCCGCATCTTCATGCGCGGCGAGGAGCCTTTGAAGAGCATCGAGCGCCATCTCTCCCGCGGCAAGGGCGAGGGCGACGTCAGCCTGGTGCTGATGCTCGACAAGGGCCAGCGCGAGGTCGAGGTGCAACTCCCCGGCCGCTACCTGCTCTCCCCCCAGATCGCCGGCGCGCTCCGCGCCGTCAGCGGCGTCGTGCAGGTCGAGCTGGTGTAGGGCGGGCGCTGCGCCCAGTGCGCTCGCCGTCAGGGGCGTGGTGCGTGTAGCGTGGTACGGGCGAAGGATGTGCTTGGCCTCTCGCTGAGGGAGAGGTGAGGAGCTGCGTCGGTCGAAACGCAGGATGTCGTTTCGCTCCGTCGTCATCCCGGCGAAGGCCGGGATCCATACCCTCCCGATCCGCGGTGAGAACGCCCGCCAAGACTTGCCAGGCCGGTGTTCATGGGCCCCGGCCTCCGCCGGGGCGACGGGCCATTGCATGCCGCGGCTTGCAGGCGGCTCAGGGCGAAAAGCCAGCAAGACCCTCACCCAACCCTCTCCCGCGCGCGGGAGAGGGCTTTTCGGCCGGTGGGGTTTCGGCGCCGAGGCCGGGCTCCGCCGGCTCCCTCTCCCGCAAGCGGGAGAGGGCTTTTCGGTGGGGTCTGGACGCCGAGACGGGCCTCCGTCGGCTCCCTCTCCCGCGCGCGGGAGAGGGTTGGGGTGAGGGGCTTGCTTCAAAACGCGCGCTACGAGGAGCCACCGGCTCCCAGGCCTCGCCAATCCGCCCT is a genomic window of Kaistia defluvii containing:
- the dnaE gene encoding DNA polymerase III subunit alpha is translated as MSLIARDVGFVHLRVHSAYSLLEGALPLKSLIKLAAADKMPALGLTDTGNLFGALEFSERAVETGIQPIIGCQVAVHFDDGFEPSRRPVPGQKNLSDLVMIASNEAGYWNLVRLVSRAFMETDPGDKPHIKFGDLEETHEGLIVLTGGGSGPLDQAIRIGQGAFAERRIERMAGLLGDRLYVELQRHQAIEQQRAEPELIDLAYRYGLPLVATNEAFFPKRDDYEAHDALVAIAEGSVVADEKRRRLTPEHYFKSRAEMVALFADLPEATDNSVEIALRCSYRPMKRKPILPRFAGADAEPEAAELAEVQALRDLARTGLEKRLAFHGLAPGLTDKQYWDRLEFELSVIEKMKFPGYFLIVADFIQWAKLQGIPVGPGRGSGAGSLVAWSLTITDLDPMRFALLFERFLNPERVSMPDFDIDFCQDRRGEVIDYVQQKYGAAQVAQIITFGTLQARAVLRDVGRVLQMPYGQVDRLCKMVPQNPANPVSLAQALIDESRLREARDEDPAVAQLLAMAQKLEGLYRHASTHAAGIVIGDRRLDALVPLYRDPRSTMPVTQFNMKWVESAGLVKFDFLGLKTLTVLDTAVKLIAKRGITVDLAAIPLDDKPSYEMLARGETVGVFQLESQGMRKALMGMRPDRFEDIIALVALYRPGPMDNIPTYNARKHGEEKPDYYHPLIEVVLKETHGVVIYQEQVMQIAQILSGYSLGEADMLRRAMGKKIKAEMDAQRDRFVVGAVKQGLTKDHANTIFDMLAKFADYGFNKSHAAAYALVAYQTAYLKANYPVEFLAASMTLDMGNTEKLNDFRREAMRLGFTVDLPSVNRSGAVFDVEDGRIIYSLAAIKGVGSQAVEHLVESRGSRPFRDLADFAARINPRVLNKRTLESLICAGALDGFTPDRARVMAGVERIMAIGSRVVEGQAIGQDELFGGGGQGEALTLPFVDPWMPSERLQREHAVVGFYLSAHPLDEYAPILKRMRVQTWAEFSEAVRLGSAAGRLAGTVTTRQERRTKSGNKMGIVQFSDPTGQFEAILFSEALNEYRDKLEPGQSVIVQVAAEDRPEGISVRIVTVKPLDQMTTGLKQLRIFMRGEEPLKSIERHLSRGKGEGDVSLVLMLDKGQREVEVQLPGRYLLSPQIAGALRAVSGVVQVELV
- a CDS encoding metallophosphoesterase family protein codes for the protein MNPIVDPRKGDIEDDASSTKQRSLFSIAGSLLAEISPLKLILAGTLLMGLPGLALGLAPFFLSIWISKVSRQAAELFTGLVPILLLAILGLVAWYGGRPLFRMIESSFWSLNSIAVQPAYALCRETLRHLIEHRLLRRIDAKPATIARARAMTAAIAGLTVCVFAIGVAALIWPATHWTGTLADLSAPRRVVGIALANGTVLLCAYLAIAALVWGIADATMAQPRGFTGFRPAPDEAPRWRVAHLSDIHCVGERYGFRIESGRVGPRGNDKFKATLERLRAVHAARPLDAILITGDMTDAGISTEWAEFFDALEPFAELVPLVTILPGNHDVNVVDRNNPARMDLPTSPNKRLRQLRTLSAMEALQGDRYRLVDRANNRLGGTFREAMERQRGSIEAFADRASRRAWRPVSDIWQTSFPMVQPPSRPEGLGIIVLNSNAETHFSFTNALGMVSLEQARAMDAVKADYPQASWLVALHHHVVEYPQPANALSERIGTALINGSWFVRRLQRFAGRVVILHGHRHVDWIGESGGMPILSAPSPVMEGTNAKGSYFYIHTLHVDGKGLGLARPERILVAAPEPETT
- a CDS encoding DUF1269 domain-containing protein, whose protein sequence is MSDLVFIAFPSEQKAEEVRDRVLEMQKEYLIELGDAVVAVRDANGRIKLNQLVNTTATGAVSGAFWGTLIGFIFLMPLVGTAIGAASGALGGKLTDVGINDEFMKDAAQSLAPGNAGLFLLIRKMTTDKVLADLRGVGGTVMRTSLTDEQEKALREALADHAAAPAETTAPADTTAPAGGATS